TGACCTCGTAGGCTCGCTCGGAGTACTCCCCGATGCCGAGCTGGATGTGCAGTCCCGTGGCCTCGTACCCGAGCCGCGTGAGTACCTCCCAAAGCGCGAGCGAGTCCTTCCCGCCGCTGATCGCAACCAGGACCCGGTCGCCCTCGCGGATCATCTTGTGCCGGCGGATGGCGCGCGCGGTCTGCGCCTCGAACCACTCCAGGTAGTGCGCGGCGCACAGCGCGAGGCCGTGCCGGCGCAGCTCCACCTGCGCGTTCTGCGTGCACTTACGGCAGCGCACCGTGCCCCCCGGAGATCGCCGAGATGACCTCGATCGTGTCCTCCTCGCGCACGCGCGTGTCCCGGGTCAGGAGCTCCTCCCCCCGCACGACCACCACGGTCTCGGGGTTGATGCCGAGCTCCGCCAGGACCTCCTCGAGCGGACGGTTCCCCGCCACCTCAAGCTCTCGCTTCTCGGGTGCACGCACAATCACCTTCACAATTCCTCACCCTAGCACACCCCGCGCCTCCCCTTCTTTAACCGGCCGACGGACGCCTCCTGCGGGGGCTGTTCGCCGGGCACGGGCGGACGTCAAAGCCAATGCCTGGGGTAGGGTGTATATTCCCCCTAATGACGCCGAGGACCCTCACCCACCTGCTGGCCGTGGCCCGCGGGGACCGACCCGCGGACCTCCTGATCAAGAACGCACGCGTGGTGAACGTCTTCACCGGGGAGGTCTACCCGGCGGACGTGGCCGTGGCCGGCGCCTGGATCGCGGGGGTCGGTACGGGGTACACCGGCCGCCGCGAAGTGGACCTCGCCGGACGGTACCTGGTACCCGGACTGATCGACGCGCACCTGCACCTCGAGTCCAGCATGGTCACCCCCTATGAGTTCGCCCGCGTGGTCGTGCCCCGGGGCACGACCACCGTGGTCGCGGACCCGCACGAGATCGCGAACGTCGCGGGCCTCGAGGGGATCCGCTACATTCTGGAGGCTTCTGAGGGGCTGCCGCTCTCGGTCCTCGTGACGCTGCCCTCCTGCGTGCCCGCCACGTCCCTCGCCACGAGCGGGGCGCGGCTGGAAGCAGCGGACCTCAAGGCCTTCGCGGACCACCCGCGCGTGCTGGGGCTGGCGGAGTTCATGAACGTGCCCGGAGCGGTGCGGGGAGAGCCGGAGGCGCTGGCGAAGCTTCTCGCCTTCCGCGACCGGCACGTGGACGGGCACGCGCCCGCGGTGCGGGGGAAGTGGCTCCAAGCGTACGCGGCGGCGGGGCCCAGGACGGACCACGAGTCCACCACGCCCGAGGAGGTCCGGGAGAAACTCCGGGCCGGGCTGCACGTCTTCCTGCGGGAGGGGACCGCGGCCCGGAACCTCAGGGACCTCCTCCCGGCCCTGACCCCGGAGAACGCCCGGCGCGTGGCGTTCTGCACGGACGACCGGCACCCGGAGGACCTCCTCGAGGAGGGGCATATCGATCACGCGGTCCGCCTCGCGGTCGCGGCGGGGGTGGACCCGGTCACCGCGATCCGCATGGCGACCCTGAACGCCGCGGAGGCTTTGGGCCTTAAGGACCGGGGGGCCATCGCGCCGGGGCGCCGCGCGGACCTCGCGGCGACTCCCAGCCTCGAGGCTTTCCGGGCCGAGTGGGTGATGAGCGGGGGGCGGGTCGTGGCGGTGGACGGGGCGCCCCAGGGGGACGCCTGGGTGCCGCCGCAGGTGGACGCGAGCGCGGTGCAGGGCACGGTGCGCGTGCGGGTGGCGCGGCAAAACCTGGAGATCCCGGCGCGGGGCCGGCGCGTTCGGGTGATCGGGGTGGTGCCGGGCCAGATCGTGACCGAGCACCGGATCGCGGAGGCCCGTATCAAGGACGGGTTGGCGGTGGCGGATCCCGGGCGGGACCTCCTAAAGCTCGCGGTGGTGGAGCGCCACGGCCGGGGGGGCGGGGTGGGGCTTGGGTTCGTGGCGGGCCTAGGCCTGAAGAAGGGCGCGATCGCGGGCAGCGTGGCGCACGACGCGCACAACCTGATCGCAGCTGGGGCGGATGATCGCTCCATGCGCACCGCCCTCCGGGCGGTCGCGCGGTTCGGGGGTGGGTACGCCGCCGCGCTGGGGGACGAGGTGCTCGCCGTGGTGCCCCTCCCGATCGCGGGGCTGATCTCGAACTGCTCCGCGGACCGGGTGCGCCTGCAGATGCGTGTTTTGACCGCGGCGACGCGCGAACTGGGGTGTGGTTTGCCCGACCCCTTCATGCCGCTCTCCTTCCTGGCGCTCGAGGTCATCCCCAAGCTGAAGCTCACGGACCAGGGGCTGGTGGACGTCGAGCGGTTTCAGCGCGTGGACCTCTGGGTGGATTGATCACCCCCAGTACGCGCTGGCGAGCTGCAGCAGCCGTTCCGCGACCTGCCGGTTCCGGCGCTCGATCTCCTTCCGGCGAGGCGTTTCGGGCGGGGTTCCTGGCGGGTCGTGCAAGGTGGGGGTGAGGGGGTGGCCTGTCCGCTCCTGCCACGTGGCGCGCCACGCCTCGGGCAGGGCCTTGGGGAGGGGGAGCTCGAGGAGCACGTGGTACAGCAGGGCCCAGACCCGTACCGTTGCGTCCAGGGCGTACCCGCCGCCCAGCGTGAACAGGGCCCGCCCCCCGGTGTGCGCCCTGGCCAGGTCCAGCACGCGCTGAAAGAGCTGCTCGTAGGCCTGTGTGGTGAGCAGCAGGTCCGCCAGGGGGTCCATGTAGTGCGCGTCCGCACCGCACTGCACCACGAGCACGTCCGGCCGGAAGGCCTCGAGCGCCGCCGGGGCCACCCGCTCGAAGACCTCGAGGTACGAGGCGTCCTGGGTGAAGGGTTCTAGGGGCAGGTTGAGTTTGAGGCCCGCTCCGGCCCCGCGTCCCAGCTCGAGGACCGTGCCGGTGCCGGGGAAGAGGTAGCGACCGGACTCGTGCAGGCTCAGGGTGAGGACGTTCGGGTCGTCGTAGAAGATCCACTGCACGCCGTCCCCGTGATGCACGTCGATGTCGATGTAGGCCACGCGCAGCCCTTGGTCCGTGAGGTAGCGGATCGCGACCGCGAGGTCGTTGTACACGCAGAACCCCGAGGCCTTGTCGTACTGCGCGTGGTGCAGCCCGCCCCCCAGCTGCAGGACGCGCTGCGTGCGTCCGGCGGCGATGAGGCGCGCTCCCTCGAGGGTGCCGCCCACGATCCAGCGGGCCGCCGCGTCCATCTCGGGAAAGACCGGGGTGTCCGTGGTGCCGAGCCCGTAGTGGTGCAGGTCGGCCGGGGGCGCGCCGCGGGCGGCGGCCTCCACGCGCGTCACGAAGCGCTCCGCGTG
This region of Marinithermus hydrothermalis DSM 14884 genomic DNA includes:
- a CDS encoding acetoin utilization protein AcuC, producing the protein MVPVIYHPAYLSYNFGPQHPFSPVRLEMLLDLLHALGYPPPLHTPPQATRAEVLRVHAERFVTRVEAAARGAPPADLHHYGLGTTDTPVFPEMDAAARWIVGGTLEGARLIAAGRTQRVLQLGGGLHHAQYDKASGFCVYNDLAVAIRYLTDQGLRVAYIDIDVHHGDGVQWIFYDDPNVLTLSLHESGRYLFPGTGTVLELGRGAGAGLKLNLPLEPFTQDASYLEVFERVAPAALEAFRPDVLVVQCGADAHYMDPLADLLLTTQAYEQLFQRVLDLARAHTGGRALFTLGGGYALDATVRVWALLYHVLLELPLPKALPEAWRATWQERTGHPLTPTLHDPPGTPPETPRRKEIERRNRQVAERLLQLASAYWG
- the ade gene encoding adenine deaminase, which encodes MTPRTLTHLLAVARGDRPADLLIKNARVVNVFTGEVYPADVAVAGAWIAGVGTGYTGRREVDLAGRYLVPGLIDAHLHLESSMVTPYEFARVVVPRGTTTVVADPHEIANVAGLEGIRYILEASEGLPLSVLVTLPSCVPATSLATSGARLEAADLKAFADHPRVLGLAEFMNVPGAVRGEPEALAKLLAFRDRHVDGHAPAVRGKWLQAYAAAGPRTDHESTTPEEVREKLRAGLHVFLREGTAARNLRDLLPALTPENARRVAFCTDDRHPEDLLEEGHIDHAVRLAVAAGVDPVTAIRMATLNAAEALGLKDRGAIAPGRRADLAATPSLEAFRAEWVMSGGRVVAVDGAPQGDAWVPPQVDASAVQGTVRVRVARQNLEIPARGRRVRVIGVVPGQIVTEHRIAEARIKDGLAVADPGRDLLKLAVVERHGRGGGVGLGFVAGLGLKKGAIAGSVAHDAHNLIAAGADDRSMRTALRAVARFGGGYAAALGDEVLAVVPLPIAGLISNCSADRVRLQMRVLTAATRELGCGLPDPFMPLSFLALEVIPKLKLTDQGLVDVERFQRVDLWVD
- the ttuB gene encoding sulfur carrier protein TtuB, producing MIVRAPEKRELEVAGNRPLEEVLAELGINPETVVVVRGEELLTRDTRVREEDTIEVISAISGGHGALP